One segment of Curtobacterium poinsettiae DNA contains the following:
- a CDS encoding ATP-dependent Clp protease ATP-binding subunit yields the protein MFERFTDRARRVVVLAQEEAKMLNHNYIGTEHILLGLIHEGEGVAAKALESLGISLDAVREQVQDIIGQGQQQPTGHIPFTPRAKKVLELSLREALQLGHNYIGTEHILLGLIREGEGVAAQVLVKLGADLNRVRQQVIQLLSGYQGKEAVAVGGEQQQNAQQGSQVLDQFGRNLTQAARDGKLDPVIGREKEMERVMQILSRRSKNNPVLIGEPGVGKTAVVEGLAQAIVKGDVPETLKDKQLYSLDLGSLIAGSRYRGDFEERLKKVTKEIRTRGDIIVFIDEIHTLVGAGAAEGAIDAASILKPLLARGELQTIGATTLDEYRKHFEKDAALERRFQPVQVNEPSLPHAINILKGLRDKYEAFHKVSITDGAIVAAANLADRYVQDRFLPDKAIDLIDEAGARLRLSILSAPPELREFDEKISTVRGSKEAAIEEQDFEKAASLRDEEKKLLGERLRLEKQWRAGDVAASGTVDEGIIAEVLAQATGIPVFKLTEEETSRLVFMEKALHERVIGQEEAISALSKTIRRTRAGLKDPNRPSGSFIFAGPTGVGKTELAKALAEFLFDDEGALISLDMSEFGEKHTVSRLFGAPPGFVGFEEGGQLTEKVRRKPFSVVLFDEIEKAHPDIFNSLLQVLEEGRLTDGQGRVVDFKNTVIIMTTNLGSQGIAGGPVGFQVEGDSAVGYDRMRGKVNEELKKHFKPEFLNRVDDTIVFPQLSQPELLQIVDLFVKRLADRLLDRDMTVELTLPAKEQLIKVGFDPSLGARPLRRAMQHEVEDQLSEHILQGELNAGDHVKVDFVDGAFHFETGRQPGREEVLAGAAAVEAATDTPQGEIES from the coding sequence ATGTTCGAGAGATTCACCGACCGGGCCCGTCGTGTTGTCGTCCTCGCTCAAGAAGAAGCGAAGATGCTCAACCACAACTACATCGGCACCGAGCACATCCTCCTCGGTCTCATCCACGAGGGCGAGGGCGTCGCCGCCAAGGCGCTGGAGTCGCTGGGCATCTCGCTCGACGCCGTGCGCGAGCAGGTCCAGGACATCATCGGGCAGGGCCAGCAGCAGCCGACCGGGCACATCCCGTTCACGCCGCGCGCCAAGAAGGTGCTCGAGCTGTCGCTGCGCGAGGCGCTGCAGCTCGGCCACAACTACATCGGCACGGAGCACATCCTGCTCGGCCTGATCCGCGAGGGCGAGGGTGTCGCAGCCCAGGTTCTCGTGAAGCTCGGCGCCGACCTGAACCGGGTGCGCCAGCAGGTCATCCAGCTCCTGTCCGGCTACCAGGGCAAGGAAGCGGTCGCCGTCGGCGGCGAGCAGCAGCAGAACGCGCAGCAGGGTTCGCAGGTCCTCGACCAGTTCGGTCGGAACCTCACCCAGGCCGCGCGCGACGGCAAGCTCGACCCCGTCATCGGGCGCGAGAAGGAGATGGAGCGGGTCATGCAGATCCTCTCCCGCCGTTCCAAGAACAACCCTGTCCTGATCGGCGAGCCCGGCGTCGGCAAGACCGCCGTCGTCGAGGGCCTCGCGCAGGCGATCGTCAAGGGCGACGTGCCCGAGACGCTGAAGGACAAGCAGCTCTACTCGCTCGACCTCGGGTCGCTCATCGCCGGGTCCCGCTACCGCGGTGACTTCGAGGAGCGCCTGAAGAAGGTCACGAAGGAGATCCGCACCCGCGGCGACATCATCGTCTTCATCGACGAGATCCACACGCTCGTCGGTGCCGGTGCAGCCGAGGGCGCGATCGACGCGGCCTCGATCCTCAAGCCGCTCCTGGCCCGCGGTGAGCTCCAGACCATCGGTGCCACCACGCTCGACGAGTACCGCAAGCACTTCGAGAAGGACGCCGCACTCGAGCGTCGCTTCCAGCCGGTGCAGGTCAACGAGCCGTCGCTGCCCCACGCGATCAACATCCTCAAGGGTCTGCGCGACAAGTACGAGGCGTTCCACAAGGTGTCCATCACCGACGGTGCGATCGTCGCCGCGGCGAACCTGGCGGACCGTTACGTGCAGGACCGCTTCCTTCCGGACAAGGCCATCGACCTGATCGACGAGGCCGGCGCTCGCCTGCGTCTGTCGATCCTGTCGGCACCGCCGGAGCTCCGCGAGTTCGACGAGAAGATCTCGACGGTCCGCGGGTCGAAGGAAGCCGCCATCGAGGAGCAGGACTTCGAGAAGGCCGCGAGCCTGCGCGACGAGGAGAAGAAGCTCCTCGGCGAGCGTCTCCGCCTCGAGAAGCAGTGGCGTGCGGGTGACGTCGCCGCGTCCGGCACCGTCGACGAGGGCATCATCGCCGAGGTCCTGGCCCAGGCCACGGGCATCCCGGTCTTCAAGCTCACCGAAGAGGAGACCTCGCGGCTCGTCTTCATGGAGAAGGCACTGCACGAGCGCGTCATCGGTCAGGAAGAGGCCATCTCGGCCCTGTCCAAGACCATCCGCCGTACCCGTGCCGGCCTGAAGGACCCGAACCGTCCCTCCGGCTCGTTCATCTTCGCCGGCCCCACGGGCGTCGGGAAGACCGAGCTCGCCAAGGCCCTCGCCGAGTTCCTGTTCGACGACGAGGGTGCGCTGATCTCCCTCGACATGTCGGAGTTCGGTGAGAAGCACACGGTCTCGCGACTCTTCGGTGCCCCTCCCGGGTTCGTCGGGTTCGAGGAGGGTGGCCAGCTCACCGAGAAGGTGCGCCGCAAGCCGTTCTCCGTGGTCCTGTTCGACGAGATCGAGAAGGCCCACCCGGACATCTTCAACTCGCTGCTGCAGGTGCTCGAGGAAGGCCGTCTCACCGACGGTCAGGGTCGCGTGGTCGACTTCAAGAACACCGTCATCATCATGACCACGAACCTCGGTTCGCAGGGCATCGCCGGTGGCCCGGTGGGCTTCCAGGTCGAGGGTGACTCGGCAGTCGGCTACGACCGCATGCGCGGCAAGGTGAACGAGGAGCTCAAGAAGCACTTCAAGCCCGAGTTCCTGAACCGTGTCGACGACACGATCGTGTTCCCGCAGCTGTCGCAGCCCGAGCTGCTGCAGATCGTGGACCTGTTCGTGAAGCGTCTGGCCGATCGCCTGCTCGACCGCGACATGACCGTCGAGCTCACGCTGCCGGCCAAGGAGCAGCTCATCAAGGTCGGGTTCGACCCGTCCCTCGGTGCTCGGCCCCTGCGTCGCGCGATGCAGCACGAGGTCGAGGACCAGCTGTCCGAGCACATCCTGCAGGGTGAGCTCAACGCGGGCGACCACGTGAAGGTCGACTTCGTCGACGGTGCGTTCCACTTCGAGACCGGGCGTCAGCCGGGCCGCGAAGAGGTCCTCGCCGGCGCAGCCGCGGTCGAGGCCGCGACCGACACGCCCCAGGGCGAGATCGAGTCCTAG
- a CDS encoding SRPBCC family protein has protein sequence MPQIIETVDVNVPVRQAYDQWTRFEEFPHFLDEVEKIVQVDDKTTDWTVKIAGQEREFRALITEQHPDERVAWTVKDGETDHAGVVTFHKLSDAETRVTVQIDWEPSGFLEKLGSAVGVGGHAVKKDLQNYKERVENAPTQPGWRGDVQA, from the coding sequence ATGCCTCAGATCATCGAAACCGTCGACGTCAACGTCCCCGTCCGCCAGGCCTACGACCAGTGGACCCGTTTCGAGGAGTTCCCGCACTTCCTCGACGAGGTCGAGAAGATCGTCCAGGTGGACGACAAGACCACCGACTGGACCGTGAAGATCGCCGGCCAGGAGCGCGAGTTCCGAGCCCTCATCACGGAGCAGCACCCCGACGAGCGTGTCGCCTGGACCGTCAAGGACGGCGAGACCGACCACGCCGGCGTCGTCACCTTCCACAAGCTCTCCGACGCCGAGACCCGCGTCACCGTGCAGATCGACTGGGAGCCCTCCGGCTTCCTCGAGAAGCTCGGCTCCGCCGTGGGCGTCGGCGGGCACGCCGTGAAGAAGGACCTGCAGAACTACAAGGAGCGCGTCGAGAACGCACCGACCCAGCCGGGCTGGCGCGGCGACGTGCAGGCGTAG
- a CDS encoding amino-acid N-acetyltransferase has product MTEHGKHAFHERDDHGILVRPALASDVPHIQRLIAPYVDRRILLGKENVALYGSIQQFRIAEGPDGTPIGCGALAVFWDDIAEVRTLALDEQWIHKRVGHRMLEALEHDARELGVARIFCLTFEVDFFAKHGYLEIGESMVSPDVYAELVRSSDEGVAEFLDLARVKPNTLGNTRMLKNL; this is encoded by the coding sequence ATGACAGAGCACGGGAAGCACGCGTTCCACGAACGCGACGACCACGGGATCCTCGTGCGCCCGGCGCTCGCCTCGGACGTCCCGCACATCCAGCGGCTCATCGCGCCCTACGTCGACCGGCGCATCCTGCTCGGCAAGGAGAACGTCGCGCTGTACGGCTCGATCCAGCAGTTCCGGATCGCTGAGGGGCCCGACGGCACCCCGATCGGGTGCGGCGCGCTCGCGGTGTTCTGGGACGACATCGCCGAGGTCCGCACCCTCGCCCTCGACGAGCAGTGGATCCACAAGCGCGTCGGGCACCGGATGCTCGAAGCGCTGGAGCACGACGCCCGTGAGCTCGGCGTCGCCCGGATCTTCTGCCTGACCTTCGAGGTCGACTTCTTCGCGAAGCACGGGTACCTGGAGATCGGCGAGAGCATGGTCTCACCGGACGTCTACGCCGAACTCGTCCGCTCGTCGGACGAAGGGGTCGCGGAGTTCCTCGACCTCGCGCGGGTCAAGCCGAACACCCTCGGCAACACCCGCATGCTGAAGAACCTCTGA
- a CDS encoding cold-shock protein produces MASTGTVKWFNNEKGFGFIAPDDGSADVFAHFSAIAGNGYKSLEENQKVEFDITEGRKGPQAENITVLG; encoded by the coding sequence ATGGCATCTACCGGTACCGTCAAGTGGTTCAACAACGAAAAGGGCTTCGGCTTCATCGCCCCGGACGACGGCAGCGCTGACGTCTTCGCGCACTTCTCTGCGATTGCTGGCAACGGCTACAAGTCGCTCGAGGAGAACCAGAAGGTGGAGTTCGACATCACCGAGGGCCGCAAGGGCCCGCAGGCGGAGAACATCACCGTCCTCGGCTGA
- a CDS encoding SseB family protein: MADKEQRFRSEQLEEALAKQDVAAVAFALRHDIVIVPRLVTGKKDMQVRVFGREGSDKRILLLFSSADAYTAMVPDEKIRQVMVYDGPRLEEFLAAHLDMLEGVFFDIAGPHTMQAAPEDLLAALRA; encoded by the coding sequence ATGGCAGACAAGGAACAGCGCTTCCGGAGCGAACAGCTCGAGGAAGCCCTCGCGAAGCAGGACGTCGCTGCGGTGGCTTTCGCGCTCCGCCACGACATCGTGATCGTCCCCCGACTCGTCACCGGCAAGAAGGACATGCAGGTGCGGGTGTTCGGCCGTGAGGGGTCGGACAAGCGCATCCTGCTGCTGTTCTCGTCGGCGGACGCCTACACGGCGATGGTGCCGGACGAGAAGATCCGGCAGGTCATGGTCTACGACGGGCCGCGGCTCGAGGAGTTCCTGGCCGCCCACCTCGACATGCTCGAGGGCGTGTTCTTCGACATCGCCGGCCCGCACACCATGCAGGCCGCACCCGAGGACCTGCTGGCCGCTTTGCGCGCGTAG
- the radA gene encoding DNA repair protein RadA encodes MARPQSLYRCTECGWTSIKWVGRCGECQTWGTVEDSSAASASTRGTSAVAVTGARAARPITEARGTSVQRWQTGIGEFDRVLGGGVVPGAAVLLSGEPGVGKSTLLLEVASRAAASGKRVLYVSAEESVDQVRLRAERTGAMHDDLYLASEVDLGVIIGQIDQVQPDLLIADSVQTISSSSIDGIAGGTSQVREVASTLIRIAKDRALPVLIVGHVTKDGTIAGPRLLEHLVDVVCHFEGDRQTALRFVRALKNRFGPTDEVGCFDMGGDGIHEVPDPSGLFMSKNATPVSGTCVTVALEGRRALPVEVQALIVPSSAPQPRRVVNGVDASRVAMLLAVLERRAGLKLSDADVYVSTVGGMKLTEPGADLAIALALASAARDRPYPHTLAAVGEISLAGEIRPATGTKQRVNEATRLGFTTVLGSDSGHLREALRVAFSMTQSPRERELDRAF; translated from the coding sequence ATGGCGCGCCCGCAGTCCCTCTACCGTTGCACCGAGTGCGGCTGGACCAGCATCAAGTGGGTCGGCCGGTGCGGTGAATGCCAGACCTGGGGCACTGTCGAAGACAGCTCAGCGGCGTCGGCGAGCACCCGGGGCACGTCAGCGGTCGCCGTCACCGGCGCCCGGGCCGCGCGACCGATCACCGAGGCCCGCGGCACCTCTGTGCAGCGCTGGCAGACCGGCATCGGCGAGTTCGACCGTGTCCTCGGCGGCGGCGTGGTGCCGGGTGCGGCGGTCCTGCTGAGCGGTGAGCCGGGTGTCGGCAAGTCGACCCTGTTGCTCGAGGTCGCCTCCCGAGCCGCAGCCTCGGGCAAGCGCGTCCTCTACGTCAGCGCCGAAGAGTCCGTCGACCAGGTCCGACTCCGCGCCGAACGCACCGGGGCGATGCACGACGACCTGTACCTGGCGAGCGAGGTCGACCTCGGCGTCATCATCGGCCAGATCGACCAGGTCCAGCCCGACCTGCTCATCGCCGACTCCGTGCAGACCATCTCGTCGAGCTCGATCGACGGCATCGCGGGTGGCACGTCCCAGGTACGCGAGGTCGCCTCGACCCTGATCCGCATCGCGAAGGACCGCGCCCTGCCCGTCCTCATCGTCGGCCACGTCACGAAGGACGGCACGATCGCCGGCCCGCGGCTGCTCGAGCACCTGGTCGACGTCGTCTGCCACTTCGAGGGCGACCGGCAGACCGCCCTGCGCTTCGTCCGGGCGCTCAAGAACCGCTTCGGCCCCACGGACGAGGTCGGGTGCTTCGACATGGGCGGCGACGGCATCCACGAGGTCCCCGACCCGAGCGGCCTCTTCATGTCGAAGAACGCGACCCCGGTGTCCGGCACCTGCGTCACCGTCGCGCTCGAGGGGCGTCGGGCGCTGCCGGTCGAGGTGCAGGCGCTCATCGTCCCGAGCTCGGCACCGCAGCCACGCCGGGTCGTGAACGGTGTCGATGCCTCCCGTGTCGCGATGCTGCTCGCGGTCCTCGAACGCCGGGCCGGCCTCAAGCTGTCGGACGCCGACGTCTACGTGTCCACGGTGGGCGGCATGAAGCTCACGGAGCCCGGTGCCGACCTGGCGATCGCACTGGCCCTCGCGAGCGCCGCACGAGACCGTCCGTACCCGCACACGCTCGCGGCCGTCGGCGAGATCAGTCTCGCCGGCGAGATCCGTCCGGCCACGGGCACGAAGCAGCGCGTGAACGAGGCCACCCGCCTCGGGTTCACGACCGTGCTCGGTTCGGACTCCGGGCACCTGCGCGAGGCCCTGCGCGTGGCGTTCTCGATGACGCAGTCCCCGCGCGAACGCGAGCTCGACCGCGCGTTCTGA
- a CDS encoding SGNH/GDSL hydrolase family protein — protein MRSRTLIALLTSVIGSLGVVGAAAVGARAGVKGQRAAAQRVVDMLPIHADWWRERQQHEGQLLYVAIGDSAAQGVGATAPGRGYVGLLARRIRHRSHMSVRVVNLSVSGSTTWGAKRDQLPKLRHYAPDVCTVSIGANDIADFDPDKFERNIRAIYGAVPSHAVVAELPCMFVPDRERKVAVANEIVHRVADEFGLTVAPLHTITKRVGVRRTFFNSYGDLFHPNDRGYEVWASAFEPAVDARVDTVAAIRHYLSAREAENLGREAGAVANARAEQDTDGAEALDHASRQGPGPVERLRHRMTGSIALPDERDQSDEPSGPDGPDDHAGDVGRTA, from the coding sequence ATGAGATCCCGCACGCTCATCGCACTCCTCACCTCCGTCATCGGCAGCCTCGGCGTCGTCGGTGCCGCAGCCGTCGGTGCCCGCGCCGGCGTGAAGGGCCAGCGGGCAGCGGCGCAACGCGTCGTCGACATGCTCCCGATCCACGCCGACTGGTGGCGCGAACGCCAGCAGCACGAGGGGCAGCTGCTCTACGTCGCGATCGGTGACTCGGCAGCGCAGGGCGTCGGTGCGACCGCACCCGGGCGTGGCTACGTGGGGCTGCTCGCGCGGCGCATCCGGCACCGTTCCCACATGTCGGTGCGGGTGGTGAACCTCAGCGTCTCCGGCTCGACCACGTGGGGCGCGAAGCGTGATCAGCTGCCGAAGCTCCGGCACTACGCGCCCGACGTCTGCACGGTGTCGATCGGGGCGAACGACATCGCCGACTTCGATCCGGACAAGTTCGAGCGGAACATCCGGGCGATCTACGGCGCGGTCCCCTCGCACGCCGTGGTGGCCGAGCTGCCGTGCATGTTCGTGCCGGACCGGGAGCGCAAGGTGGCGGTGGCGAACGAGATCGTGCACCGGGTGGCCGACGAGTTCGGGCTGACGGTGGCGCCGCTGCACACCATCACGAAGCGCGTCGGGGTCCGCCGGACCTTCTTCAACAGCTACGGCGACCTGTTCCACCCGAACGACCGCGGGTACGAGGTCTGGGCGAGCGCGTTCGAGCCGGCGGTCGACGCCCGGGTCGACACCGTGGCGGCGATCCGGCACTACCTGTCCGCGCGCGAGGCCGAGAACCTCGGTCGCGAAGCCGGGGCGGTGGCGAACGCCCGCGCCGAGCAGGACACCGACGGCGCCGAGGCACTCGACCACGCCTCGCGCCAGGGGCCGGGGCCGGTCGAGCGCCTCCGCCACCGCATGACGGGGTCGATCGCGCTGCCCGACGAACGAGACCAGTCGGACGAACCAAGCGGACCGGACGGGCCGGACGACCACGCCGGCGATGTCGGCCGTACGGCCTAG
- a CDS encoding acid phosphatase encodes MDTYKTNTPAATTPETNAATGVLSQFGNLWRPGSSWDNGAATGAAAQRILDSNIAQAARITQTRTDAQGHEAYLIDRRNQNYSAIAGFGDLSDAVRTATNAGTTIPDAIPADATTKQYVDQGNAKGSWADTDSELGDVVQLVNTLRGDYSSASNAKKYYQYPRPYRQSQDVQVLPQLVPEKSPTPATDGGFPSGHTNAGYLASLAFAYAYPENYTELLTNGSEIGNSRIVAGMHSPLDVMGGRVLSTALAAAILNDPANTQLAQQAHQQAEKVLAAATPTAVDRYADYAADKKDYRKRLTYGFPQSGTKTIPATVPKGAEALLRTRLPYLNDAQIREVLRTTALPSGYPLLDDAEGWGRLDLFSAASGYGAFDSAVTVSMDAADKGLNAADTWRNAIGGTGSLTKRGTGTLTLAGSSRYTGGTVVRGGTLIADSAAALGTGSVTTVSSTLADASTKVIRIGGDLTQRSHAALSLSVSGPRPAMRVAGTASFGGTLRVHVAKGTAVANDVVLITADRIAKGSSFSRVRVAGLPAGYKPVLERHGNELHLVNANATKHGHGHSRGHGAD; translated from the coding sequence GTGGACACCTACAAGACGAACACCCCTGCCGCCACGACGCCGGAGACGAACGCCGCGACCGGGGTGCTGTCGCAGTTCGGCAACCTGTGGCGCCCGGGATCGTCGTGGGACAACGGGGCCGCCACCGGCGCTGCAGCGCAGCGCATCCTGGACTCGAACATCGCGCAGGCAGCGCGGATCACGCAGACGCGCACGGATGCGCAGGGGCACGAGGCGTACCTGATCGACCGACGGAACCAGAACTACTCGGCCATCGCGGGCTTCGGCGATCTGTCCGACGCGGTGCGGACCGCGACGAACGCTGGTACCACGATCCCCGACGCGATCCCGGCGGACGCCACGACGAAGCAGTACGTCGACCAGGGCAACGCGAAGGGCTCGTGGGCGGACACCGATTCGGAACTCGGCGACGTCGTCCAGCTGGTGAACACGCTGCGTGGCGACTACTCCTCTGCCAGCAACGCGAAGAAGTACTACCAGTACCCGCGGCCGTACCGGCAGAGCCAGGACGTGCAGGTCCTGCCGCAGCTCGTCCCCGAGAAGTCCCCGACGCCCGCCACCGACGGCGGGTTCCCCAGCGGACACACCAACGCCGGCTACCTGGCGTCACTGGCATTCGCGTACGCGTACCCGGAGAACTACACCGAGCTCCTCACCAACGGCTCGGAGATCGGCAACAGTCGGATCGTCGCCGGGATGCACTCGCCGCTCGACGTCATGGGAGGACGAGTCCTGTCGACCGCGCTGGCAGCGGCGATCCTGAACGACCCTGCGAACACGCAGCTCGCGCAGCAGGCGCACCAGCAGGCGGAGAAGGTGCTCGCTGCCGCCACCCCGACCGCGGTCGATCGGTACGCGGACTACGCAGCGGACAAGAAGGACTACCGCAAGCGTCTGACCTACGGGTTCCCGCAGAGCGGTACGAAGACGATCCCCGCCACGGTGCCGAAGGGGGCCGAAGCGCTCCTGCGGACCCGCCTGCCGTACCTCAACGACGCCCAGATCCGAGAGGTGCTCCGGACGACCGCGCTGCCGTCCGGCTACCCCCTGCTGGACGACGCGGAAGGGTGGGGACGACTCGACCTCTTCTCGGCAGCGTCCGGCTACGGAGCGTTCGACAGTGCGGTGACGGTCTCGATGGACGCCGCCGACAAGGGCCTGAACGCCGCCGACACCTGGCGCAACGCCATCGGTGGAACCGGGTCGTTGACGAAGCGGGGGACCGGCACCCTCACCCTCGCCGGCTCGAGCCGCTACACCGGCGGCACCGTCGTCCGCGGTGGGACGCTGATCGCGGACTCCGCTGCCGCGCTCGGCACGGGCTCGGTGACGACCGTCTCCAGCACGCTCGCCGACGCCAGCACGAAGGTGATCCGGATCGGCGGCGACCTGACGCAGCGCTCGCACGCCGCACTGTCGCTGAGCGTCTCCGGGCCCCGTCCCGCCATGCGCGTCGCCGGCACGGCGTCGTTCGGCGGGACGCTGCGGGTGCACGTCGCCAAGGGCACGGCCGTGGCGAACGACGTGGTCCTGATCACGGCGGACCGGATCGCGAAGGGTTCGAGCTTCAGCAGGGTCCGCGTCGCCGGCCTGCCCGCCGGGTACAAGCCCGTGTTGGAGCGCCACGGCAACGAACTGCACCTCGTCAACGCCAACGCGACGAAGCACGGCCACGGGCACAGCCGGGGCCACGGCGCCGACTGA
- a CDS encoding MarR family winged helix-turn-helix transcriptional regulator, translating to MEDAVDRVLAQWGRERPDLDVRAMAVIGRIGRAEAILDRKVGAVLAEHDLLPGEFDLLATLRRSGSPHRLAVGQMLAATMVTSGAVTNRLNRLVAKGYVTRETDPTNRRSVLVTLTDHGRTVVDAALARHVENERQLLDALSSDEEQQLAGLLRKLLLGLGDGVA from the coding sequence ATGGAGGATGCCGTCGATCGAGTCCTGGCGCAGTGGGGCCGGGAACGACCAGACCTCGACGTCCGCGCGATGGCCGTCATCGGGCGCATCGGGCGCGCCGAAGCGATCCTCGACCGGAAGGTCGGTGCCGTCCTCGCTGAGCACGACCTGCTGCCGGGTGAGTTCGACCTCCTCGCGACCCTCCGACGTTCGGGATCACCACATCGGCTGGCCGTCGGACAGATGCTCGCCGCCACGATGGTGACCTCCGGGGCCGTCACGAACCGCTTGAACCGGCTCGTCGCGAAGGGCTACGTCACGCGGGAGACCGACCCCACCAACCGGCGGAGCGTGCTGGTCACGTTGACCGATCACGGGCGGACGGTGGTGGACGCGGCACTGGCCCGGCACGTCGAGAACGAACGGCAGCTCCTCGATGCGCTGAGCAGCGACGAGGAGCAGCAGTTGGCCGGGCTCCTCAGGAAGCTGCTGCTCGGCCTCGGTGACGGGGTGGCCTGA
- a CDS encoding DMT family transporter: MTDRSLSTSATAGLTLSAAVAPIVWGSTYVVTTELLPADHPMTASVLRALPAGLLLLALRPGVPPRSWRLRTFVLGMLNIGCFFPLLFVAADRLPGGLAAIVGALQPLVVVALTSALRWGRPAITHVVWGVVALVGVALVSLSGGAVFNVLGLGAAALGTVSMALGLLLTRRWGTPEGTHPLTSTAWQLIVGGVVIAPLIPIVDSGPWQPTAAGYAGYAWLTLVGGALAYSVWFRGARALPSARIALLGVLSPLTAAVLGWVVLGQALSPLQIVGFVVALLGSLGGQLGRAGSREISPESLSRRSSPGSPGRR; the protein is encoded by the coding sequence GTGACCGATCGCTCGCTGTCCACGTCGGCGACGGCCGGCCTCACGCTCAGCGCGGCAGTGGCGCCGATCGTGTGGGGGTCGACCTACGTGGTCACCACCGAGCTCCTGCCCGCCGATCACCCGATGACGGCGAGTGTCCTCCGTGCGCTCCCCGCCGGCCTGCTGCTGCTCGCGCTCCGGCCGGGAGTCCCACCGCGGAGCTGGCGCCTCCGGACGTTCGTGCTCGGGATGCTCAACATCGGGTGCTTCTTCCCGCTGCTGTTCGTCGCGGCCGACCGGTTGCCGGGTGGCTTGGCGGCCATCGTCGGTGCGCTCCAGCCGCTCGTCGTCGTGGCCCTGACCTCGGCGCTGCGGTGGGGTCGGCCCGCGATCACCCACGTGGTGTGGGGAGTCGTGGCCCTGGTGGGCGTCGCGCTCGTCTCCCTCAGCGGAGGCGCGGTGTTCAACGTGCTCGGGCTCGGGGCGGCGGCACTCGGGACGGTGTCCATGGCACTGGGGCTCCTGCTCACTCGTCGGTGGGGCACCCCGGAGGGCACACACCCCCTGACCTCGACCGCATGGCAACTCATCGTCGGGGGCGTGGTGATCGCCCCGCTCATCCCGATCGTCGACAGCGGGCCGTGGCAGCCGACCGCCGCCGGGTACGCGGGGTACGCCTGGCTCACGCTCGTCGGTGGGGCGTTGGCCTACAGCGTCTGGTTCCGAGGCGCACGGGCTCTGCCGTCGGCCCGGATCGCGTTGTTGGGCGTCCTCAGTCCGTTGACCGCTGCGGTGCTCGGGTGGGTCGTCCTCGGCCAGGCGCTGTCGCCGCTGCAGATCGTCGGCTTCGTCGTCGCGCTCCTCGGTTCCCTGGGCGGGCAGCTCGGACGAGCGGGGTCTCGGGAGATTTCTCCCGAGTCGCTCAGCCGTAGATCGAGTCCGGGATCTCCGGGCAGGCGGTGA